The following DNA comes from Halorhabdus tiamatea SARL4B.
GACGGTAAAAGGTGTATATATGAGTGCTACATAGCCCTCAGTAGCGATCTCGACCGGTATTCCGTCGGCTTGCCGGCCACGACCGAGCGACTGTCATTGCTGGTGGCGAGGATGGATCGCGGACTGGAGTCCGATCCGTTCGATCGCCCGGATGGCCGCATCGATTTGCTCCAGCTGATCGACCAGCCGGGCCAGGGAGGGATCGACGCCGTCGTCATGGCCTGAGTTGGATGCAATCTCCGTCCCGGTTTCGATCGGCGACAACTCGACATCCTGTCCCGCTGTGGCATCACCTTCGACAACGCGTTTCGTCGCCGCTTCGAGCGCGTCTCTGCGGGCTGTCAATAGCTCGGCCACCGTCCGGGCCTGCTCGGCTTCGGGTTCAACCGCCTCGATCACACGATCTAGTCGGATGATCCCCGTCGCGATCTGTTCAAGTCGGTCCGCAGCCCGGTGATACTGGGACAGCGCTACCCGATCGATCCCGAGTGCGTCGAGTTCGCCGAACGCGACGAGTGACCGATTGTAGTGGCGACGGATCAACGCGACCAGCCGCGTCACGTCCGCCATTCGATCACCGACCCGTCCGGACGTCTCCGTCTCGCCGGTCAGTGACTCGCGGACTGTTTCCTGCATCGTCGTGATGACCGAGACGGTTTGCTCTATCGATTGGCGAACCGACACCGCGGAGGCATCGAGCATCGCCCGGACCACGATCTCGTCCGCATCGGCCGCAAGGACTTCAGTGCCGACGAGGCGTCGTGCGATGGTGCGAGCGGCCCGGCGTTGCTCGTCGGTAAATGACTCCGTGGCCCGCAGCGTGATCTGCTCGAATCCAGTCTCGTATGCCCCCTGGATCGGTCGCTCGACGGCGTCGACGCTTGACTCCGTGACCGGCAGCGAGACCGACTCCAGCCCGTCTCCGTCCGTCTGTCGCCCGCGAACGATCAACGAGCCGTCGCGGTGGGTGTACAGTCGGACCGCCTCGCCCGTCTCCAGGCCCTCCTCGCGTGCCCACTCCTTGGGGACCGAGACCGTGAACGTCGACCCGCCGACCTTCTGGATCTTGCGGGTCTCCATCAGCCGCTCACCTCCTGAGCGGGGTCCATCAGTAGATCAACTCCGGATCACCCTCGACGGCGTACAGCGTCCGGGCGGCGATGTTGACCGCGTGGTCGCCGACGCGTTCGACGTCGCGGATCGTCAACAGTACGCTCGCGACGTCGTCGAGGACGGTTTCGAGTGCCCAGGCGTCGATCTCCGGATCGCGTTCCAGCAATTCCCGGGCCACTCGTTCGCTCGCACGTTGACACATCGCATCCA
Coding sequences within:
- a CDS encoding AbrB/MazE/SpoVT family DNA-binding domain-containing protein encodes the protein METRKIQKVGGSTFTVSVPKEWAREEGLETGEAVRLYTHRDGSLIVRGRQTDGDGLESVSLPVTESSVDAVERPIQGAYETGFEQITLRATESFTDEQRRAARTIARRLVGTEVLAADADEIVVRAMLDASAVSVRQSIEQTVSVITTMQETVRESLTGETETSGRVGDRMADVTRLVALIRRHYNRSLVAFGELDALGIDRVALSQYHRAADRLEQIATGIIRLDRVIEAVEPEAEQARTVAELLTARRDALEAATKRVVEGDATAGQDVELSPIETGTEIASNSGHDDGVDPSLARLVDQLEQIDAAIRAIERIGLQSAIHPRHQQ